The genomic window GGTGCTGGCCCAGATCGACGTGAACGGCCTGGTGAACCAGCTCTCCCAGGCCGCCGTCGAGCAGGGTGCGCCGCCCGCGCTCGGCACCCTCTTCAACGGCCTGAGCGGGCCGATCAGCAGCGGACTCAGCCAGTTGGTCAGCAGCACCGTCAGCAAGGTCGTGACCAGCGACCAGTTCGCGGCCCTGTGGGACAACGCCAACCGGGCCATCCACTCCACGCTGGACAAGGCCCTGACGGGTGAGGGCGGTGGCGCTGTCTCCCTGCAGGACAACCAGGTCGCCATCGACATCGGCCCGTTCGTGGACAAGGTCAAGGACCAGCTGGTGAGCTCCGGGTTCGCCCCCGCCGCGAAGATCCCGACCGTGCACACCAACTTCGTGGTCTTCGAATCGAACGACATCGGCAAGGTCAAGGGCTACCTCCGGCTCCTGGAGATCATGGGCACCTGGCTCCCCGTCATCACCGTGCTGATCGCCGCCGCCGGGGTGTACACCGCCGTGAACCGGCGCCGCGGCCTGATCGGCGCGGCGCTCGGGGTGGCCGTCGCCATGCTCCTGCTGGGGGTCGTGCTGACGGTCTTCCGGGCGTTCTACCTGGACCACCTGCCGCCGGGAGTCTCCCAGCCCGCCGCCGGGGCGATCTACGACGCGCTGATCCGCTTCCTGCGCGCGAGCGTACGCGCCGTCGGCACGGCGGCCCTCGTCACGGCGGCCGGTGCCTTCCTGATCGGACCGTCCAGGGTCGCCGTGGTGACCCGCACCGCCTGCCGTTCGAGCATCGGCGCGCTGCGCGAGGTGGCCGCCGGCCACGGACTGCGCCTGGGACCGGTCGGCCGGTTCACGCACCGCTACAAGCGCTGGATCGGCGCGGTGATCCTGGCGGTGGCGGCCGTCGTCCTCGCGACCTGGAGCTACCCGACGGCGGCCGTGGTGCTCTGGATCGTGGTCGTGGTGCTGGCCGCGTTCGCCGTCCGGGAGTTCCTGGACGCGGAGCCGGAGGACTCCTCGCGGGAACAGGCGGCGGCACCCACCGCCCCGAGCGTGCCACCCACCGGCGGTTGAGGCATCGGGGACGGCGAGCACCGAAGTCACTCCCCCTGGCACACCCGTGGATCGAGATGCAGCCCCGCCGGAGTGTCCCTAAGGTCGAATCAGGGGTCGACGCAGGTGTCTCCTTCCCTCCCTCGACGCGTCGACGCCCACGCATCCAGGAGATGACTCCACCATGAGCACGTCATCCGAAACCCCCGTCCTCGACACGCTGGCCGCCATGACCCTCGACTCGGTCGAGCGGTGCGGGTTGCCGCCGGACACGCTGATCCTCACCAGGCTCGCCGCGCTCGCCGCGATGGACGCACCGGCGATGTCCTACCTCGCCCACATCGACCCGGCCATCAGGACCGACCTGACACCCGCCCAGGTGCAGGACGTGCTGGTCGCGATCGCCCCCATCGTGGGCACGGCCCGGGTCATGTCCGCGGCCACCCACATCACCGAGGCCCTCGGCATGGCCATCGCCGTGGCCGAATCCGGCTCCGCGGCTTGAAGCCCGCCGGACCGGGCGGCAACCGAGCGCAGGAACAGAGGTAGCAGGATGTCCGCACAGCCGAACGTTCGCGACCAGAGCACCAACACCGTGGCCGGCGGCCTGGTCGTCTTCGCCGCCGTCATGCTCCTGCTCGGCGGACTGCTGAGCGTCTTCCGCGGGATCATGGGCATCGCCAAGGACGATGTCTTCCTCAGAACCCCGAACTACGTCTTCAAGTTCGACCTGACCAGCTGGGGATGGATCCACCTGGTCCTCGGCGCGATCGCGATCGTGGTGGGTCTGGGCCTGTTCAGGCTCGCCGTGTGGGCCAGGATCCTGGGCGTCGCCGTTGCGTCGCTGCTGATCATCGCCAACTTCCTCTCCATCCCCTACTACCCGTTCTGGTCCATCACCGTCATCGCCATCTGCGCGTTCGTCATCTGGGGCCTCTGCGCGATCCGTCGCGACGACGCCCGGATGACCTGACCTGCTGACCTGCCGGACAACCGGGCCGGACGACCGGACCGGGCCGGCGGGTCCGGTGCCGCCCCCCGGCCTCAGGCCGGCAGGCCGCGGACGAACCCGGCGAGGAGCGCCGCCCCGCGCCCTACCTGCCGCGCCGCAGGGCCAGCCCGCTGGGCAGCAGGCCGGCCGCCAGGGCGAGCACCAGGCAGGCCGCGACGCTCACCCCGAGCGGTTCCCAGGGCAGTCGCAGGGCCACCGCCGTCTGCCCGGCCAGGATCCGGTGGTTGAGCAGTGCCGTGGTGCCGCCCTGGGTCAGCGCGGTGACCGCCAGCGCCAGCACCGCCGCCGTGGCCACGACGAGCACCGCCTCCAGCGCGACCATCGCCAGGACCTGGCGGCGCACCGAGCCCGCCAGTCGCAGGACGGCGAAGTCGCGGCGCCGGTCGGCGGCCGACATCACCATGGTGTTGACGATCGCGATCAGTGCGTAGAGCAGCGCCGGCCCGAGGATCGTGGTCGTCGCGATCCAGGCGTAGCGGGCACCGGGATCGGGGCCGGGCCGCTGGGCGTCGGTCAGGTCGCCGCCGAGCAGCGCCGGCGGCGCGGCGCTGAGGTAGACCGCGCCCGGGTGGGTGGCCGACAGATGGCCCGCGACGGCGCCACCGCTGAGCAGCACCTCGTCCAGGCCGAGCTGGGTGCGGTAGACGTAGGCGAGCCGCGGGGTGATCACGGTGTCGTCGGGCAGCCGCAGGTTGACCCGGTCGCCGAGGTGCCAGCCGTTGCCGCGGACCACGTCGGTGGAGGCCGCGAGGGTGTCGCCGCGCAGGTCGCCGGGCGCGCCCTGGGTGCCGGGCAGGGTCCAGGCGGTGGCGAGGTCGCCGTCGACGACCGTGGCGGCCGAGGGGGCGGAGGCGGCGGAGTCCTCCGAGCGGTCGGCGAACGAGGCGGTGTCCGCGCCCAGGCCGGTGATCACCAGTGAGGTGGTAGCGGTGGCCCGCAAGCCCGGCGCCGCGGCCGCCAGCCGCGCCGCCGCGTCCACCGGCAGCGGCCCGGCGCCCGGTCGCAGCACGTAGCGGGCCGCCGTGGCAGCTCGGCCCTGGGCGGTCATCGCGTCGGCGAAGGCCGCGGTGCTGCCCACCGCCGTGCCGGTCAGCGCGATCACCAGGAAGGCCGGGGTGGCGGTGGAGACGGTGCGGCGCACCGAGGTCAGCGCGTTCTGCCGGGCGAGCAGGGCGGCGGCGCTCACCGCCCCGCGCAGCGGCAGGGTGAAGACCCGCACCAGCACCGGGACCAGCACCGGGGCGAAGAGGCTCAGCGTGACGATCGCCATCAGGTCGGCGGCCATCACCCACTGCGAGGCCAGCTGCGGGTCGTCCGCCTGGCCGCCCGGAGTGGCCGGCAGGCTGGGGGCCACCAGGTAGAAGCCGACGGTCGCGAGCAGACCGCCGAGCTGCGTGATCGCGCAGACCCAGCGCAGCGGGGTCATCACCTTGCCGTCCACCGCCGCCTCGCGCAGCGCCTCCGCCGGTCGCACCCGGCCCGCGCGCAACGCGGCCGCGAGGGCGCCGAGCAGCGCGACCACCAGGCCGACGGCCCCCGCCAGCAGCATCGGGGCCACCGACGGGCGGGCGGTGAAGCCGGCGGGCGCGGCGCCGCGCTCGACCAGCCAGTGGGCCAGCACCGGCGCGGCGGGCAGCGCGAGCAGGCAGCCCGAGACCACGGCCGCCAGCGCGACCACCAGGGCCTCGCCCATGACCAGCAGCACCATCTGACGGGGGGTCGCGCCGACGGCGCGCAGCAGCGCGGTCTCCTGGCGGCGCTGGGCCACCGCGAAGGCGAAGGTGCCGGCGACCACGAAGACCGCGACGAAGGCGGCCATCCCGGCGGTGAAGGTCAGCACCTTGTGCAGCGAGGGCGCGCCGAGCGGGGAGTCGTCACCCATGGTGTCGTTCAGCAGCACGCCGGTGGTGGCGACCAGGGTGACGCCCAGGGTGAGCGCGAGGTAGGAGCCGGCGAAGGCGGTCCGGCGCCGCCGCAGGCTCGCGCCGGCGACCGGCAACAGGGTCAGCAGGTCACTCACGCGGCCGGCTCCGCTTCCAGCGAGGTCATCAGCTCGGCGACCCGCTGGGCGCTGGGCGCGGCGAGGTCGCCGACCACCTGGCCGTCGGCCAGGAAGAGCACGCGGTCCGCGTGCGCGGCGGCGACCGGGTCGTGGGTGACCATGACGGTGCTCTGGCCCTCCTCATCGACCAGCGAGCGCAGCAGGGCGAGCACCTCGCGGCTGCTGGAGCTGTCCAGCGCGCCGGTCGGCTCGTCGGCGAAGAGCACCTTCGGGCGGGCGATCAGCGCCCGGGCGATCGCCACCCGCTGCTGCTGGCCGCCGGAGAGCTGCGAGGGCAGGTGACCGGCCCGGTGGCCGAGCCCGACCTGGGCCAGCGCCTTGGCGACCTGGGTCCGGTCGGGCCGCTTCCCGGCCAGGCGCAGCGGCAGCCCGACGTTCTGCTCCGCGGTCAGCGAGGCGACCAGGTTGAACGCCTGGAAGACGAAGCCCAGCCGCTCCCGCCGCAGAATCGTCAGCTGGGTCTCCGTCAGTCGGCCGAGCTCCACCCCGTCCAGCACGACCCGCCCGTAGTCCGGCCGGTCGAGTCCGGCGGCGCACTGCAGCAGGGTGCTCTTCCCGGATCCCGAGGGCCCCATCACCGCGGTGAAGCTCCCGCGCGCGAAGCCGATGTCCACCCCCGCGAGGGCCCGGACCGCCTCCGGGCCGGTGCCGTAGGTGCGGTGCAGTTGTTCCAGCCGTAGAACGGCGTCATCCCCCATGATCGTCACAGGGGGTATGACTACCACACCGGATCTTCCCACGGCCATCCGTCATCAGCGTCCCGCTCCGCCCGGCCGGTCCGGCGAGCCCCGCGGCGCCCGAGCGACGGCGCGACGGCGCGACGGCGCGCGAGGCGGGAGGATGGTACCTGGGGGCGACCGACGCGGAGATGAGGTGTCCCGATGGCGACCGGTCCGGCAGCGCCGCACGACCCTGAGCACACGCGCCTGTGGCAACACTGGCAGCAGGCGGAGGAAGCGCACCTCTCCCCCACCAAGCGGTCACTGATCGTGACCTGGCTCGCCTTCGGCACCACCTTCGGCACCGCACGGCTGATCACCCACGGCATCAGGGGCGGCTGGCTCCCCTGGGGGAACATGTCCGCGGGCGGGCAGCACCTGCACCACTACAACCTCGGCATCGCGGCCCTGGCCGGGGTCGGACTGATCGCGGTCCGCGGGGACGAGAAGGCCGTCGGGCACCCGCTGGTCGCCGCGAGCTACGGCGCGGGCGCGGCGCTGATCGCCGACGAGTTCGCCCTGCTGCTCGACCTCCAGGACGTGTACTGGGCGAAGCAGGGCCGGGTGAGCGTGGACGTCGCCTTCGGCCTGCTGGCCGGGCTCGGCGCCTACCTGACCGCCGCGCCCTTCTGGCACGAGGTCATCCGGGCCGGCCGGCGGCACGCCGCCCGCCGCCTGCGCGAGGCCGCCCGGCCGCGCTGACCGCGCTGCACGCCGGGGCGGCGGGGCGGCGGGGCGGCGGGGCGGCGGCTTCAGAGCTGCCCCGGGCATAGCGCCGCAGGCGGTCGAGGTCCTCGGCGGGGTCCGCTGCGAGGTAGGGGTCCGCGGCGAGGGGGTCGGCGGCAAGGGAGCCGGGGCGGATCGGCACGGGGTGCTCGCGGACGACGCGGCCGGCCAGGGCCAGGGCGGCGTCGGCGTCGGCGTCCGGGGCCTGGACCACCACCGAGCCCAGGCGGTCGAAGCTGTGCAGCACCGCGGATCTGCGCCGCCCTGGCCGGGCGGTGAAGGTGATCTCCACGCACTGCCGCCGCACGGCCTCGTCGGTGACCTCGCTGTGGCGGGCAGGGCGGGCGGGGCGGGCCGGGCGGGGCGGGCCGGCTCAGGCCGGGGTGAAGGTCCGGCGCAGGTGGGCCGCCAGCGCCTCGGGCGTCGCCGGGCCCAGGCGCGCGCCGAGGTGGCCGTCGGGGCGGATGACGAACGCCTCGCCCTCGCGGGGCCGGTAGCCGGCCTCGAAGGCGCCGGCGGCGTCCCGGACGGCCGGCAGGAGCAAGCCGGGCGGGCCGGCGCCGTCGGCGAGCAGCACGTAGCTGTCGAGCAGGCCGTGCGCCGCCTGCCGGGCCGCGGCCGCGCAGGCGTGCAGGTGTTCGGCGCGGGCGTCGGGGCCGGCGTGGAGCAGCAGCGTGTGACGCGGACCGCGCAGCAGGTCGAACAGCCGCTGCGGGTAACCGGCCAGGTCGCGGGAGAGCCCGCCGCAGTCCGGTGCCCGGTCGCCTGGCGCCGGGCCACCGTCGGGCGCGCCCGCACCACCCGGCACGGGGTCGACCAGCGGGCTGCCGGGGTAGCCGACCAGCAGCTGGGCCTCGCGCAGCAGCATGGTCGTGAGGTCGTCGGGGTCGGCCGCCATGCCCTCCCTGGCGTGCCGCACGGTGCGCCCGACCACCTCCTCGCCCACCGGGTGGCGCTCGGCGTGGTAGCTGTCGAGCAGGTCGTCGGCACCGACGCCGCGCACCGCCAGCGCGAGCTTCCAGGCCAGGTTGAAGGCGTCCTGCACACCGGTGTTCATCCCCTGGGCGCCGGTGGGCGGGTGGATGTGGGCCGCGTCGCCCGCCACGAAGAGCCGGCCGGCGCGGTAGCGGTCGACCAGCCGGTGCGAGATCCGGAAGGTGGACGACCAGCGCAGCGCGGCGGCCCTCGTCGGCTGCGGCGCGAGCCGGTCCAGGACGGCCTGGATGTGCCGCAGCTCCGGCCCGCGGCCCTCCGCCAGGCCGTGCGTGACGCCGTCCGGCGCGCCCGCCCCACCCGAGCCGCCCGCACCGCCCGCACCGCCGTCCTGCCCCGCCGCGAGCTCCGGCGGGACCATCATCGACATCCGGTACCGGCCCCGGCCGGGCAGCGGGATGCAGACCAGCAGGTCGTCCACCGCGCCGTCCGCGTCCAGGTGCGTGGCGCGGACTCCGTAGCCTGTGGGCAGGTCCCAGTCGACCTCGACATCCCCGAGCATGTACTGCTCGGGGAAGGCGTCGCCCTCGAAGCTCAGGTGGGCCGCGCGGCGCACCCGGCTGTGCGCGCCGTCGCACCCCACCAGGTAGCGGGCGCGCACCCGCTCGGTCCCGGTGGGAGTGCTGAGCGTGGCCAGCACCCGCTCCTCGTCCGCCTCGACGTCCAGCAGCTCGGTGCCGCGCTCCACCACCGTGCCGTAGCCGGCCAGGTGCTCGGCCAGCAGCCGCTCCGTCGTGTACTGCGGCAGCGCGGCGAACGCGTAGGGCACCTCCGGCGGCAGGCTCAGCTCGATCCGCGGGCCGGGCTCGCCGTTGACGAAGAGCAGCTGGCCGCGCATCGGCACGGCCTCGTCCAGCGCCTCGCGGACCAGCCCCATCGCCTCCCACAGCTCCAGCGTGCGCGGCTGCACGCCGACCGCCTTGGCGTACGGCTGCGGAGCGGCGAGCCGGTCGATGATCCGGCAGTCGACCCCGTGGCGCCGCAGCTCGGCGGCGGCGGTCAGCCCGACCGGGCCCGCGCCCACCACCAGCACGTCGATCTCGCCCATGATCCGCCTCCCACGCCTCCGGCAGGGCCGGGCACCGCCACCACCTTCCAGGCTGCCCCCGCCCGCCGCGCCGCCGCCACCGCACCGCGGCTGCGGCGCGCGGCGCGACCCGCGGACCATGGCCCCGGAGCACCACCCCAGTCGCTGACGATGCGTCAGAACACCTCCCACCAGCGCCACCCGGGCGGACGCCCGGCCCCGGACGGCTCGGCGGCCGTCCGGGCGCAGCGTCCCCAAACTCGCGGGTCGAGGCGGCTACGCTCGGCGCATGGAGCACTCCGACGGGCGCGCGGAAGGCGCCGGACCCTTCACCACCAGAGTCACCTCGCGCCTGGCCGGCGGCGGTTCGGTGGTCTGGGAGTCGCGCCGGGCCCGCAAGCGCGGTGCGCTGAAGGTGCGTGCCGCGGGGGCCGCGCACGGCACGTCGCGCAGCGCCGACGCCGGGACCCTGGCCCGCCTGGGCAGGCTCAACCTGATCGCCTCCGGCGCGTTCACCCTCGGCGGGGCCCTGTTCGCGCTCGGCGCCGCCCTCGGCCAGCTCGGGGCGAGCGGGCCGACCGCGAGCGCCTCGATCTACTTCACCGGCGGCCTGTTCTTCACCACCGGCGGCTACGCCTCGCTGCTCCAGGCGATCAACGCCCCGCGCCGCGGCGGCGAGCCCGGTTCACTGGTCGCGGTGGGCTGGCGCTGGTGGAGCTACGAGCCGATGCGGATCGGCTGGCTGAGCACCTTCGTGCTCTTCACCGGCACGCTGGTGTTCGGGGTCAACCTGCTGGACTCCTTCCTCCAGGGGCTCACCGCCCAGCAGGTGAACCGGTTGATCTGGACCCCTGACCTGGTCGGCTGCCTGCTGTTCCTGGTCTCCGGGCACCTGGCGATCGCGGAGGTCTGCCACGGGCGGCCGCGGCTGAGCCCGCGCGGGCTCGACTGGTGGATCGTGGCGGTCAACCAGCTCGGCTCGGTGCTCTTCCTCATCGCCGCGCTGGCCGCCTTCACCCGCCCGGACACCGGCAGCCAGGTCAACGTCGACGTCGCCAACTGGGGCACCTTCGCGGGCGCGCTCTGCTTCTCGGTGGGCGGCGTCCTTCAGTCCTTCGAGCGACCCTGAGCTCCGGCCCCGAGGTCCCGAGCTCCGGCCCCGAGGTCCCGAGGGGCTGTCCGACAGGCCCCGGCCAGACCCCGGCGGCGCCACGGTGTTAGAAATGACGCATGGTCGAACAGGCCGACCGATCCCGGACGGTGTCGAAGCAGTCGCTGTTCGCGAAGAGTCCTCTCGGGAAGAGTCCGCGGAGCGTTGCCGGACAGGTATTCGCCCTGCAGGTCGTGGTCGTGCTGCTGCTCGTGCTGGGCGCGATCCTGGCGCTGGTCCTCGAATCGCAGAACGCCAGCGACACCGAGGCCCGCAACCGCTCGGTGGCGGTCGCCGAGACCTTCGCGCACTCCCCCGGCCTGGTCGACGTGCTGAACTCGCCCGATCCGTCGGCGGTGCTCCAGCCGATCACCGAGGCCGCGCGCAAGGAGGCCGGCGTCGACTTCATCGTGGTCATGAACACCCAGGGGATCCGCTACACGCACCCCATCCCGAGCCTGATCGGCAAGCACTTCGTGGGGACCATCGGCCCCTCCTTGGCCGGCCAGGTCTACACCGAGAGCGTGCACGGCCCGCTGGGCCACGAGATCCAGGCGATCGTGCCGGTCAAGGCCCCCGACGGTTCGGTGGTGGGCCTGGTGGCGGCCGGGCTCACGGTCAAGGACGTCACCACGGCCGGCGACCGGCAGCTGCCGGTGATCCTCGGCACCGGCGCCGCCGCGCTGGTGGTGGCCACCACCGGGACCGCCCTGGTGGCCAGGCGGCTGAAGCGCCAGACGCGCGGCCTGGGGCCGGTCGAGATGACCCGCATGTACGAGCACCACAACGCCGTCCTGCACGCGGTGCGCGAGGGCGTGGTGATCGTCGGGCAGGACGGGCGGCTGCTGCTGGCGAACGACGAGGCCAAGGAGTTGCTGGGGCTGCCGGCCGACGCGGAGGGTCGGCACCTGGGCGAGCTGCGGGGGCTGGACCCGGACACAGCGGAGCTGCTGCTGTCGGGCCGGACGGCCACCGACGAGGTGCACCGCTCGGGCAGCCGGCTGCTCGCGGTGAACCAGCGGCCGACGGACGGGCGCACCGGCGCGATGGGCACGGTCGCCACGATCCGCGACTCCACCGAGCTCCTGGCGCTCTCCGGCAAGGCCGAGGTGGCCGCCGGGCGCCTCGCCCTGCTCTACGAGGCCGGGGTGGGCATCGGCACCACCCTCGACGTCGTGCGCACCGCCGAGGAGCTGGCCCGGGTCGCGGTGCCCGGCTTCGCGGACTTCGTCACCGTCGACCTCGCCGACCCCGTGCTGCTGGGCGACGAACCCACCGGCACCGGGATGGACCTGCGCCGGGTCGTCGTCCACGGCATCCGCGAGGACCATCCCTTCTACCCGCCCGGCCGGCTGATCACCTTCATCCCCTCCTCCCCGCAGGCCCTCGGCTTCGACAGCGGCCGGTCGCAGGTGGTGCCCGACCTGGCGGACGCGCCCGGCTGGCAGGCGCAGGACGAGGGATGGACCAGGGGGATCCTCGACTACGGTGTCCACTCGCTCATCACCACCCCCCTGAAGGCACGGGGCATCATCCTGGGCGTCGCCAACTTCTGGCGGTCCCAGAAGCCCGAGCCCTTCGACGACGAGGACCGGTCGGTGGCCGAGGAACTGGTCGCGCGAGCGGCGGTCAGCATCGACAACGCGCGCCGCTACACCCGCGAGCACGCCATGGCGGTGACCCTGCAGCGCAGCCTGCTGCCGCGCGCGCTGCCGGAGCAGAGCGCGCTGGAGGTCGCGCACCGCTACCTGCCCGCGCAGTCCGGGGTCAGCGGCGACTGGTTCGACGTCATCCCGTTGCCCGGCAGCCGGGTCGCCCTGGTGGTGGGCGACGTGGTGGGCCACGGGCTGCACGCCGCGGCCACCATGGGCCGGCTGCGCACCGCCGTGCACAACTTCTCCGCGCTCGACGTCCCGCCGGACGAGTTGCTCGGCCACCTCGACGAGCTGGTGAACCGCATCGACCAGGAGGAGAGCGAGGGCGGCACCGGGACGGGCGTCACCGGAGCCACGTGCCTGTACGCGATCTACGACCCGGTCTCCCGGCTGTGCACCATCGCGCGGGCCGGACATCCCACGCCCGCCCTGGTGCGGCCCGACGGCAGCGTCGTCTTCCCGGAGCTGCCGATCGGGCCGCCGCTCGGCGCGGGCTCGCTGCCGTTCGAGACGGCGCAGGTGGAGCTGGCCGAGGGCACCCAGATCGTGCTGTACACCGACGGGCTGATCGAGGAGCGCACCCGGGACATCGACGTGGGCATGGAGCTGATGCGCGAGGTGCTCTCGCAGCGCGAGCGGGGGCCCGAGGAGAACTGCCGGGCCCTGCTCGCCGCCCTGCTCCCGGCCCGCCAGCAGGACGACGTGGCGCTGCTGATCGCGAGGACCCGGGTGCTCGGCGCGGACCGGGTGGCCGAGCGGGAGGTGCCCAGCGACCCGGCCGCCGTCGCCGAGGTCCGCGCGTGGGCGGTCTCGGTGCTGGACGGGTGGGGCCTGGCCGACCTGGCCTTCAGCACCGAGCTGGTGCTCAGCGAACTGGTCACCAACGCCATCCGCTACGGCTCGCCGCCGGTCCGGCTGCGGCTGCTGCGCGACCGGAGCCTGACCTGCGAGGTGGCCGACGGCAGCAGCACCTCCCCGCACCTGAAGTACGCGGCGACGACGGACGAGGGCGGGC from Kitasatospora sp. NBC_01287 includes these protein-coding regions:
- a CDS encoding carboxymuconolactone decarboxylase family protein; translation: MSTSSETPVLDTLAAMTLDSVERCGLPPDTLILTRLAALAAMDAPAMSYLAHIDPAIRTDLTPAQVQDVLVAIAPIVGTARVMSAATHITEALGMAIAVAESGSAA
- a CDS encoding FtsX-like permease family protein — encoded protein: MSDLLTLLPVAGASLRRRRTAFAGSYLALTLGVTLVATTGVLLNDTMGDDSPLGAPSLHKVLTFTAGMAAFVAVFVVAGTFAFAVAQRRQETALLRAVGATPRQMVLLVMGEALVVALAAVVSGCLLALPAAPVLAHWLVERGAAPAGFTARPSVAPMLLAGAVGLVVALLGALAAALRAGRVRPAEALREAAVDGKVMTPLRWVCAITQLGGLLATVGFYLVAPSLPATPGGQADDPQLASQWVMAADLMAIVTLSLFAPVLVPVLVRVFTLPLRGAVSAAALLARQNALTSVRRTVSTATPAFLVIALTGTAVGSTAAFADAMTAQGRAATAARYVLRPGAGPLPVDAAARLAAAAPGLRATATTSLVITGLGADTASFADRSEDSAASAPSAATVVDGDLATAWTLPGTQGAPGDLRGDTLAASTDVVRGNGWHLGDRVNLRLPDDTVITPRLAYVYRTQLGLDEVLLSGGAVAGHLSATHPGAVYLSAAPPALLGGDLTDAQRPGPDPGARYAWIATTTILGPALLYALIAIVNTMVMSAADRRRDFAVLRLAGSVRRQVLAMVALEAVLVVATAAVLALAVTALTQGGTTALLNHRILAGQTAVALRLPWEPLGVSVAACLVLALAAGLLPSGLALRRGR
- a CDS encoding ABC transporter ATP-binding protein, which gives rise to MGDDAVLRLEQLHRTYGTGPEAVRALAGVDIGFARGSFTAVMGPSGSGKSTLLQCAAGLDRPDYGRVVLDGVELGRLTETQLTILRRERLGFVFQAFNLVASLTAEQNVGLPLRLAGKRPDRTQVAKALAQVGLGHRAGHLPSQLSGGQQQRVAIARALIARPKVLFADEPTGALDSSSSREVLALLRSLVDEEGQSTVMVTHDPVAAAHADRVLFLADGQVVGDLAAPSAQRVAELMTSLEAEPAA
- a CDS encoding FAD-dependent monooxygenase yields the protein MGEIDVLVVGAGPVGLTAAAELRRHGVDCRIIDRLAAPQPYAKAVGVQPRTLELWEAMGLVREALDEAVPMRGQLLFVNGEPGPRIELSLPPEVPYAFAALPQYTTERLLAEHLAGYGTVVERGTELLDVEADEERVLATLSTPTGTERVRARYLVGCDGAHSRVRRAAHLSFEGDAFPEQYMLGDVEVDWDLPTGYGVRATHLDADGAVDDLLVCIPLPGRGRYRMSMMVPPELAAGQDGGAGGAGGSGGAGAPDGVTHGLAEGRGPELRHIQAVLDRLAPQPTRAAALRWSSTFRISHRLVDRYRAGRLFVAGDAAHIHPPTGAQGMNTGVQDAFNLAWKLALAVRGVGADDLLDSYHAERHPVGEEVVGRTVRHAREGMAADPDDLTTMLLREAQLLVGYPGSPLVDPVPGGAGAPDGGPAPGDRAPDCGGLSRDLAGYPQRLFDLLRGPRHTLLLHAGPDARAEHLHACAAAARQAAHGLLDSYVLLADGAGPPGLLLPAVRDAAGAFEAGYRPREGEAFVIRPDGHLGARLGPATPEALAAHLRRTFTPA
- a CDS encoding SpoIIE family protein phosphatase/ATP-binding protein, which translates into the protein MVEQADRSRTVSKQSLFAKSPLGKSPRSVAGQVFALQVVVVLLLVLGAILALVLESQNASDTEARNRSVAVAETFAHSPGLVDVLNSPDPSAVLQPITEAARKEAGVDFIVVMNTQGIRYTHPIPSLIGKHFVGTIGPSLAGQVYTESVHGPLGHEIQAIVPVKAPDGSVVGLVAAGLTVKDVTTAGDRQLPVILGTGAAALVVATTGTALVARRLKRQTRGLGPVEMTRMYEHHNAVLHAVREGVVIVGQDGRLLLANDEAKELLGLPADAEGRHLGELRGLDPDTAELLLSGRTATDEVHRSGSRLLAVNQRPTDGRTGAMGTVATIRDSTELLALSGKAEVAAGRLALLYEAGVGIGTTLDVVRTAEELARVAVPGFADFVTVDLADPVLLGDEPTGTGMDLRRVVVHGIREDHPFYPPGRLITFIPSSPQALGFDSGRSQVVPDLADAPGWQAQDEGWTRGILDYGVHSLITTPLKARGIILGVANFWRSQKPEPFDDEDRSVAEELVARAAVSIDNARRYTREHAMAVTLQRSLLPRALPEQSALEVAHRYLPAQSGVSGDWFDVIPLPGSRVALVVGDVVGHGLHAAATMGRLRTAVHNFSALDVPPDELLGHLDELVNRIDQEESEGGTGTGVTGATCLYAIYDPVSRLCTIARAGHPTPALVRPDGSVVFPELPIGPPLGAGSLPFETAQVELAEGTQIVLYTDGLIEERTRDIDVGMELMREVLSQRERGPEENCRALLAALLPARQQDDVALLIARTRVLGADRVAEREVPSDPAAVAEVRAWAVSVLDGWGLADLAFSTELVLSELVTNAIRYGSPPVRLRLLRDRSLTCEVADGSSTSPHLKYAATTDEGGRGLYLVAQLTRHWGTRYSPQGKIIWAEQPFPGPASAPDP